In a single window of the Salmo trutta chromosome 21, fSalTru1.1, whole genome shotgun sequence genome:
- the LOC115156817 gene encoding tissue factor has protein sequence MEDVRTFLHFGVLFSSVLFTTGAAGEDYFPEAMDVQWVSNNFKTILTWGPEPTNYTYTVEFSRVGKDRQRNPHCIRSSRTECDLTNELRNLQETYSADILSEPLPGVTSDLVEFPYTRAERFSPYKHTKIGGPAFKIVQSEDKTKMTLHIQDPLTPLYKDDQLLTIRDIFKNDLKYRVVYNKAGSTGKKEKMSDLRNVELTNLDKGQSYCFMVAAYIPSRSAQKRLGDWSRAQCSPREGKTIFEEFSFGVISGAIGIMLAIFIILITLTVVCCKRCCCKKTKTVDKDNLQMSPV, from the exons ATGGAGGATGTTAGGACTTTCCTTCACTTTGGAGTTTTATTCTCATCGGTACTATTCACAACTGGAGCAGCTG GTGAAGATTATTTCCCTGAGGCAATGGATGTTCAGTGGGTGTCCAATAACTTCAAGACTATTCTAACATGGGGCCCTGAGCCCACCAACTACACATACACTGTTGAATTTTCTAG GGTTGGTAAGGACAGACAAAGGAACCCTCACTGCATCCGGAGCTCGAGGACAGAGTGTGACCTCACCAACGAGCTGCGGAACCTGCAGGAGACTTACTCTGCCGACATCCTATCAGAACCCCTACCCGGCGTTACCTCTGACCTTGTGGAGTTCCCCTACACCCGAGCCGAGAGGTTCAGCCCTTACAAACACA CTAAAATAGGAGGACCCGCTTTCAAGATTGTGCAGAGCGAAGACAAGACCAAGATGACGCTCCACATCCAGGACCCTCTCACTCCCCTCTACAAAGATGACCAGCTGTTAACGATCAGAGACATCTTCAAGAACGACCTGAAATACAGAGTCGTATACAACAAAGCTGGGAGCACAGGAAAG AAAGAGAAGATGTCAGACCTGAGAAATGTAGAGCTGACCAATCTGGATAAAGGACAGAGCTACTGCTTCATGGTGGCAGCATATATCCCCTCGCGTTCTGCACAGAAGAGACTGGGAGATTGGAGCAGGGCGCAGTGCTCACCCAGAGAGGGCAAGACCATCTTTGAGG AATTCAGCTTTGGTGTGATCTCGGGTGCCATTGGCATCATGCTGGCTATattcatcatcctcatcactcTCACCGTAGTGTGTTGCAAACGCTGCTGCTGCAAAAAGACCAAAACGGTGGACAAGGATAACCTGCAGATGAGTCcagtgtaa